The Clostridia bacterium genome window below encodes:
- a CDS encoding methionine adenosyltransferase domain-containing protein has protein sequence SGKDPTKVDRSASYAARYAAKNVVKAGLASRCEIELAYAIGVARPVSVFVDTFGTGRIPDDKISEIICKVFDFTPDGIIKMLDLRKPIYAQLAAYGHMGREDLGVRWEDTDKVDELLALAK, from the coding sequence TCTCCGGCAAGGATCCGACCAAGGTCGACCGCAGCGCCTCCTACGCCGCCCGCTACGCCGCGAAGAACGTCGTCAAGGCCGGTCTCGCCTCCAGATGCGAGATCGAGCTCGCTTACGCCATCGGCGTAGCGCGCCCCGTTTCCGTCTTCGTCGACACCTTCGGCACCGGCAGGATCCCGGACGATAAGATCTCCGAGATCATCTGCAAGGTCTTCGACTTCACGCCGGACGGGATCATCAAGATGCTCGACCTGCGCAAGCCGATCTACGCGCAACTCGCCGCCTACGGCCACATGGGCCGCGAGGATCTCGGCGTACGCTGGGAAGACACCGACAAGGTCGACGAGCTTCTCGCTCTCGCCAAGTAA